A genomic stretch from Telmatocola sphagniphila includes:
- a CDS encoding DUF1553 domain-containing protein: protein MRLLSFFLFLPGLCAADEPKAFDSSIAPILASRCLDCHSGPEAKAKLDLSTKKGFLQGGDNGPAVVASKPSESLLWQKIEADEMPPKHPLAAEEKRLLKQWIERGSPWGTETIDAYAYSTSSRAGYDWWSFQPIVRPTVPAKNLHPIDAFIQAKLAEKKLKPSPPVDRRTLIRRVTFDLIGLPPTPEEIQNFLQDKSPEAYTQLVDRLLASPRYGERWARHWLDVAHFGESDGFEYDRMRPNAWRYRDWVIQALNEDLPYDQFAKLQIAGDVIQPQNAAAVVATGFLVGGAHDSLLPAGETMQQIMRQDELEDLVGIVGQSFLGLTVNCARCHDHKFDPIRQADYYRLAAALAGVRRGERNLPQAIPSDLVKQIETLKNDIRKLDAIAREQVQKNRTARKVGIAKPPKAIASWDFSKGPEELISGTPSKLHGSARIENNALRLDGKSYLVSAPLPVSLKAKTLEAWVKLDNLEQRGGGIIGIQATDGGSFDCLVFGETEPGRWIAGSEFYRRTHSLQGSHEGEAQKEFVHVALTYGADGTITAYRQGVAYGKSYRVENPLSFSKEGNFQIVLGLRHAPAQAGKLLFGSIARANIYDRALSPEEIAASAGSTDFLSEKELLENLSPEQRLKRTQWQTALRDAEARLENLKNQKTFGILPQSPPLTYRLKRGNPKEKAELISAGGLSLLPENDLHLKPDAPEATRRSKLADWIASEKNPLFARTLVNRVWLYHFGRGLIDTPNDLGFSGGEPSHRELLDWLASEFMAKKWSLKELHRLILNSETYKQDSSSRAEALKLDADNRLLWRYAPHRLEAEALRDAILSIAGKLNLEMGGESYKDVRPYFAKGSWFYEPIDPVGEEFNRRSIYRMTARGGRNPLLDTFDCPDPSTTTPKRGSTTTPLQALSLMNNSFTIRMSEQFAERLEKQANKAPDERIRLGFQLAYGRLPKEAELTASREVIAQYGLTPFCRALLNSNGFLYVH, encoded by the coding sequence ATGCGTTTACTCAGCTTCTTTCTATTTCTGCCCGGCCTTTGTGCTGCGGACGAGCCCAAAGCTTTCGATAGCAGCATCGCGCCGATCCTAGCATCCCGTTGTCTGGACTGCCATAGCGGCCCGGAAGCCAAAGCCAAACTCGATCTGTCAACGAAAAAAGGATTCCTGCAGGGAGGGGACAATGGGCCCGCGGTGGTCGCCAGCAAGCCGTCGGAAAGCCTGCTCTGGCAGAAAATTGAAGCCGACGAGATGCCTCCCAAACATCCGCTCGCCGCGGAGGAAAAGCGACTCCTGAAACAATGGATCGAACGCGGTTCTCCCTGGGGAACCGAAACGATCGATGCCTATGCTTATTCCACTTCTTCCCGCGCCGGTTATGACTGGTGGTCTTTTCAGCCGATTGTCCGCCCTACGGTCCCCGCGAAGAATTTGCACCCGATTGACGCTTTCATTCAGGCGAAACTTGCCGAGAAAAAGCTGAAGCCTTCTCCTCCGGTGGATCGGCGGACTTTAATTCGGCGCGTCACCTTCGACCTGATCGGCTTGCCTCCCACACCCGAAGAAATTCAGAACTTCTTGCAAGATAAATCACCGGAAGCTTACACCCAATTAGTAGACCGGTTGCTCGCGTCCCCACGTTATGGCGAACGCTGGGCCCGACATTGGCTCGATGTGGCCCACTTCGGAGAGAGTGATGGTTTCGAATATGACCGAATGCGGCCGAACGCCTGGCGATATCGCGACTGGGTGATCCAAGCGCTGAATGAAGATCTTCCCTATGATCAATTCGCCAAACTGCAGATTGCCGGGGATGTGATTCAGCCGCAGAATGCCGCGGCAGTGGTGGCGACCGGTTTTTTGGTGGGTGGAGCACACGATAGCTTGCTGCCTGCCGGCGAAACCATGCAACAGATCATGCGGCAAGATGAACTGGAAGATCTCGTAGGAATTGTCGGCCAATCATTTCTCGGTCTGACGGTGAATTGCGCCCGCTGTCACGATCATAAGTTCGACCCGATTCGACAAGCCGATTATTATCGTCTGGCCGCGGCCCTGGCTGGCGTACGCCGTGGAGAACGAAATCTTCCCCAAGCTATCCCAAGCGATTTGGTCAAGCAAATTGAAACGCTGAAGAACGACATTCGAAAACTGGATGCGATCGCTCGCGAACAAGTTCAAAAAAATCGCACGGCGCGAAAAGTCGGTATCGCAAAACCTCCAAAGGCGATCGCCTCCTGGGACTTTTCCAAAGGACCGGAGGAACTGATCTCTGGAACCCCAAGTAAACTGCACGGCTCGGCCCGAATCGAGAATAATGCCCTTCGTCTCGATGGAAAATCCTATCTGGTCTCCGCTCCATTGCCGGTTTCTCTCAAAGCGAAAACTTTGGAAGCGTGGGTGAAACTCGACAATCTCGAACAACGGGGCGGCGGCATTATCGGCATTCAAGCCACGGATGGTGGCAGTTTCGATTGTCTGGTATTCGGCGAAACCGAGCCAGGTCGCTGGATCGCAGGTAGCGAATTTTATCGCAGAACGCACTCGCTGCAGGGATCTCATGAAGGCGAGGCTCAAAAAGAGTTTGTGCATGTCGCTTTAACTTACGGAGCGGATGGCACGATCACGGCTTATCGACAAGGTGTTGCATACGGTAAGAGTTATCGCGTGGAAAATCCCCTGAGTTTTTCCAAAGAGGGGAATTTTCAAATTGTCCTGGGCTTGCGTCATGCCCCGGCCCAGGCGGGCAAACTCCTGTTCGGCTCAATTGCCCGCGCCAACATTTATGATCGCGCACTCTCTCCGGAAGAAATCGCAGCCTCAGCCGGTTCGACGGATTTTCTATCCGAAAAGGAATTGTTGGAGAATCTTTCCCCGGAGCAACGACTGAAGCGAACTCAATGGCAAACGGCACTCCGAGACGCGGAAGCCCGGCTAGAAAATCTCAAAAATCAAAAAACCTTTGGGATCCTCCCTCAATCCCCGCCTCTGACCTACCGTCTGAAACGGGGTAATCCGAAAGAGAAAGCGGAATTGATTTCCGCCGGTGGATTGAGCTTACTTCCCGAGAACGATTTGCATTTGAAACCCGATGCACCGGAAGCAACTCGTCGGAGCAAATTGGCTGACTGGATCGCGAGTGAAAAGAACCCGCTATTCGCTCGCACCCTTGTCAATCGAGTCTGGCTCTACCATTTTGGACGGGGTTTGATCGATACGCCCAACGATTTAGGGTTCAGCGGCGGCGAACCCAGCCATCGAGAACTACTCGATTGGTTAGCGAGCGAATTCATGGCCAAGAAATGGAGCCTCAAGGAGCTTCATCGCTTAATTCTCAACTCAGAAACTTACAAACAGGACTCTTCCAGTCGTGCCGAAGCCCTAAAGCTAGATGCGGATAACCGATTGCTCTGGCGGTATGCTCCTCACAGACTCGAAGCCGAAGCCCTTCGGGATGCCATTCTTTCCATCGCCGGCAAACTCAATCTGGAAATGGGAGGCGAGAGCTATAAGGATGTACGCCCTTACTTTGCCAAGGGATCCTGGTTTTACGAACCGATCGATCCAGTCGGCGAGGAATTCAATCGTCGCAGTATCTATCGGATGACCGCACGCGGCGGCCGCAATCCGCTGCTCGACACCTTTGACTGTCCAGATCCCTCGACTACTACGCCCAAACGGGGAAGCACGACTACGCCCCTGCAAGCCCTCTCTTTGATGAATAATTCGTTTACCATCCGCATGTCGGAACAGTTCGCCGAGCGGTTGGAGAAACAAGCCAACAAAGCTCCGGACGAACGAATCCGGCTCGGGTTCCAATTGGCGTATGGCCGCTTACCGAAAGAAGCGGAATTGACGGCCAGTCGGGAAGTGATCGCCCAATATGGTCTGACGCCTTTTTGCAGAGCTCTACTGAATTCGAATGGATTTCTCTATGTTCACTAA
- a CDS encoding NAD(P)/FAD-dependent oxidoreductase, which yields MGTHLEARRLNSLADYWPVVVIGAGPAGCLAAREIARRGVRVLLVERDSFPRHKVCGCCLNFRGREALRKAGLNDLLENADAQELRSLQWSIGSRSVTLPLRGGVSISRERMDWDLMKAAIDVGVVLQDRCSAEPGEEFPNHRLVHLQNLQGKRQISAGLVLVCDGLSSRSGKPVIQENSRIGLGTILPSSSKYAESNKLWMNVSKSGYLGIVHLEDGRLALAAAADRSAIREFGSPGQFAMELLRSARQPIPESLEYAQWQGTAPLTRKNQIAEGRLFRLGDAAGYIEPFTGEGMAWALTAACAVVPLAITPWLPEHRVAWNRIYREKIADSQRKCRLAAKLLRSPVCVSGLVGISKIVPGIAARIVRQLHPVGSN from the coding sequence ATGGGTACTCACCTGGAGGCGCGAAGATTGAATAGTCTGGCGGACTATTGGCCGGTCGTAGTAATTGGCGCCGGCCCGGCAGGTTGTCTGGCCGCTCGGGAAATCGCGCGTCGCGGAGTTCGGGTACTGCTGGTGGAACGGGATTCGTTTCCGAGACACAAAGTCTGCGGCTGCTGTTTGAATTTTCGAGGACGGGAAGCGCTCCGAAAAGCAGGATTGAACGACTTGTTAGAAAACGCCGACGCCCAGGAATTGCGTTCCCTGCAGTGGTCAATCGGTTCACGTAGCGTGACTCTCCCATTACGCGGAGGAGTCTCGATTTCCCGGGAGCGAATGGATTGGGATTTGATGAAAGCCGCGATAGATGTCGGAGTAGTACTCCAGGATCGCTGCAGCGCCGAACCGGGTGAAGAGTTCCCAAATCATCGACTAGTGCACCTGCAAAATCTTCAGGGTAAGCGCCAAATTTCCGCGGGGCTAGTCCTGGTGTGCGACGGCTTGTCCAGTCGATCGGGGAAGCCGGTGATCCAGGAAAATTCACGAATTGGGTTGGGGACAATTCTTCCTTCGAGTTCGAAATATGCGGAGTCGAACAAGCTTTGGATGAACGTCAGTAAGAGTGGCTATCTGGGAATTGTCCATTTAGAGGACGGTCGTCTGGCCCTGGCGGCGGCGGCCGATCGAAGTGCGATACGGGAATTCGGTTCACCGGGACAATTCGCGATGGAGCTTTTGCGATCCGCTCGACAGCCGATCCCGGAGAGCCTCGAATACGCTCAGTGGCAGGGGACAGCGCCGTTGACGCGAAAAAATCAGATCGCGGAAGGAAGACTTTTTCGTCTTGGGGATGCTGCGGGATATATTGAACCTTTTACCGGGGAAGGTATGGCTTGGGCACTTACCGCTGCCTGTGCCGTAGTTCCTCTGGCGATTACCCCGTGGTTGCCGGAGCATCGCGTTGCCTGGAACCGAATCTACCGAGAAAAAATCGCTGATTCTCAGAGAAAATGCCGTCTCGCAGCGAAGCTCTTGAGATCGCCGGTCTGTGTCTCCGGCCTGGTGGGAATATCGAAGATTGTTCCCGGAATTGCCGCGCGAATAGTGAGGCAACTGCACCCCGTTGGTTCGAATTAA
- a CDS encoding methyltransferase domain-containing protein — protein MRLIPRLPDREMAAEQMDEPDLNPVLHRQALRGLARLNRFGGAASLIWPEIKKVLGRFPRSPVTMLDVATGSGDVPISLARKLLRSGYSSQVTGLDYSPVAIEEAQKRAKELNLQADFISFDVLRDPLPGQFDIVVCSLFLHHLSEDQIVNLLRKMREATRKILIVSDLDRSGLNLRLVQLAGRMLSRSAIVHNDGELSVKAAFTVTEANDFARKSELPNAIIRKRFPCRWVLTWRRED, from the coding sequence ATGCGATTGATCCCTCGCCTGCCGGATCGCGAAATGGCCGCCGAGCAGATGGATGAGCCCGATCTCAATCCGGTGTTGCATCGTCAGGCACTTCGAGGCTTGGCTCGGCTCAATCGCTTTGGCGGTGCGGCCTCTTTGATTTGGCCCGAAATCAAAAAGGTACTGGGGCGTTTTCCCCGATCACCCGTAACCATGCTGGATGTGGCTACGGGATCGGGCGATGTGCCAATTTCGCTGGCTCGTAAATTGCTCCGAAGCGGTTACTCCTCCCAGGTAACTGGCCTGGATTATAGCCCTGTGGCGATCGAAGAAGCCCAGAAGCGAGCGAAAGAATTAAACCTACAAGCGGATTTTATTTCTTTCGATGTACTGCGCGATCCACTCCCAGGGCAATTCGATATTGTCGTCTGCTCGCTGTTTCTACATCATCTTTCGGAGGACCAGATTGTTAACTTGCTGAGAAAAATGAGAGAAGCGACTCGAAAAATTTTGATCGTAAGTGATTTAGACCGCAGTGGTCTGAACCTTCGGCTGGTACAATTGGCGGGTCGCATGCTCTCCCGCTCGGCTATAGTGCATAACGACGGGGAACTTTCCGTGAAGGCGGCTTTCACCGTTACCGAAGCCAACGATTTCGCAAGAAAATCGGAATTGCCAAACGCAATCATCCGAAAGCGATTCCCCTGTCGATGGGTACTCACCTGGAGGCGCGAAGATTGA